One Nothobranchius furzeri strain GRZ-AD chromosome 7, NfurGRZ-RIMD1, whole genome shotgun sequence genomic window, GAAAGAATCTTCTGGCATGCCTGATCCATCCCTGGCAATCTACTGCTGGTATGTCCAGGCATCCAGCGTACATTGCATCCAGAAGGGACATTTGATCATGTGGATGAtggtcgtacaccttccaccgccATGAGGCAAAGAATTCCTCTAAGGGGTTGAGGAATGGAGAGTAAGGTGGGAGGAAAAGTGACTCCATTCTGGGATGGGCCACAAACCACTCTGTGACTGCATGGGAGTGGTGAAATGCCACATTGTCCCATACAATTATATATGTTGGCTGATTCCGTCTGCCCACATCCCTTTCATCCTAGCACAACCCTTCCAGCTGTGGCTGGTTAAACTGCATTTATGTTTCAATAACATATTGCTGTTGGATTTTGCTGTCATATTCAGTTTTGCAGTATGTTATTGTTTTGAACATAAGTTTTACAGTTTTGTGAACAGTATGTAAGCAAGTGCAAAATGTCCTGTTAGTACAATGAGTTTTGGCagttgtgtctgagtgagaaaggacttcatgacatttgagagatgtagtcactcaatgcattttgtgccaaagcaatgataattgatcctcagtttggcccacatagacttctgttgtgcacactggatgtagagttttgcaaatgtgacctaagtattgagaaatgggtcctaatgtctgtaaaaaaaaaactgtaatttgATCATTTAAAAGATCCAATAGACTTTTCTGGTGTTTTTATTGATCACATGCAGACTGATACTTCTTACTAGGGAAAAGTGATGAGAAATGTGCACAACTGTACCTGCAAACTTCTTCAGTCCATCTTTAAACTCTTCCAGCACATCTTGGTGCTCTGCTCTGGAGAGATGTAGATTAGAAATAAGATtgagctatgtgtgtgtgtgtgtgtgtgtgtgtgtgtgtgtgtgtgtgtgtgtgtgtgtgtgtgtgtgtgtgtgtgtgtgtgtgtgtgtgtgtgtgtgtgtgtgtgtgtgtgtgtgtgtgtgtgtgtgtggacttacACATGTGACAGAGCGACCTGGGTGACAAAAGGGAGGGAGCTGATGGTGTGAAGCGTGTCCTGGGTGAGATGGGGGACTGTGCCAAAGTGGGTGTACAGCAAGCAGCACGGAACATCCAGCGAGTGCTGCCCCGTGCTCCCGAGACCCTTCAGTACACCCAACCGAGCTGTCCCATGAACCACCCGAGATAGCTCCAGCTGCATCCTGCTGCCAGCCATAACAACTCCAGGAAAATTTCCAAAACAAACAACTATATCCGAGCTGCCAGAAGTTACAAGCGATCTAGCCACCTAGCTGTTTAGCTTAGTGTCACTTTTGCCAAACTAGTTTTTTTATTGACACTGAGTCGTTAGAAGGAAATTCGCGTTTGTTGTTTAgcgtttttattttatatttgcttAATTCAGGAGCACATTTATCGGGCTTACCGTTAAAAACGCATGTCTTGGGAGAAACTACAAGTCGCGGACATATGACGTAATGGAGGGCGCCAACCCGCCAACATATTTTTCAAAGGGAAGATTATCCCGTCTGCTTTTATTTTCCAAATAAATCAACCTTCTAGTTTATTTCATAGAAGTTCGTGTAACAAATACCTGAAAGGTATTATCTTACCGACATTTGTATGGTGTTTTATGTGTTTTCTCAAGTTTCAGAGGCAAACACTGTTGCCACGGTTACCGAAGACACTCTTGAGTCTACTGGGATATGTAGCTCAAAGGGTCAGAATTTATGGGAGGTTAGGCAGTTGTTTTCAATCATTACCCACATTTCTTCACTTTGAAGCACGAAGGTAGCAAGCCTTTCAGCTCAAGTTTTGCTCTGTAGTATCAAAAACAGTGAATTATTTTTTCGCGTATGTAGTCTGGAAATTAAGTAAGATTTAGGCTCACTTTGTGCCATTCAGAGGCTTTTATTGTGGTGATAATGGCATCCTCAGGTCAGCCGTTCAGGTTGAAAGGGCTCCTGTCCGACAAGGTAAGCctaaaacactgtgtgtgtgtgtgtgtgtgtgtgtgtgtgtgtgtgtgtgtgtgtgtgtgtgtgtgtgtgtgtgtgcgcgcgcgcgcgcgcgtgcgtgcgtggggGCATTTGGCTAGTCCACACAATGACAAAATACCCTTAAACATGGTTTTAGAGCTATGGTGAGAATTAACTTTTAGTCTAGATTAGGATTAGGAATAAAACAGCATTGGTAGGGTATggattaggcatagtggagtcccaAAAATGAACTGATgtcaatggagggtccacacATGGATACAGAGACAAGTATGcatatgtgtgtctgtgtttttattttctaaatatATGCAAAGATAAAGTTTCAGTACCTTTTGCCACCATTACCGGATTCCCTAAAAAGAAGCAATACAACTGAAAATAAAATCTAATAGTATTTATAAATGAAAGAGATGCACAGGGTGAAACTTCAGAATACATGGGCTTGTGGTTTTTGCAACAGAAAGATAGAAAAATGTAGATTTTTGTCAGAAATTCTCCACATTGCATTGCTGCTGGTAAATGACCTCCTTTAAGATGTCTGGGCAATGATTTGGGGGTTTAATCTGAGGATTTAAGGCAATACCTATACGCTTCCTGTGAAATAAACTGCATACATCATCTCTCATGCCTCGATTTTCACACTCCCTCTGCAACTCAAGGTAAGCTTCTGAGGATTTTCAAAAAAGCTAAAGTGACCACTAGACCTGTGCTTATGCTCAGGCCTTTTGCCTTTCTTTAAGACAAACTATTCACttaattttctctttttttccaaATAGGTATCTGTGAAGAAGAATAATGACACTGATCAGTGGAGAAAGGTGTGAGAACATTTTCATTATTTGAAATTAGTAATTCATTAGTGCAAATTCCTTTAATTTGGGGATTCATATTTTTGTTAATTTTTGCTTTCAACTCTTTCTTTCTTTAGCGAGTGTTAAAAGCTTCTGAGTTTGCTGTATCCGAAGTCTTCTCCCACAAAAAAAcgcattcaggaaacagcaggcTGGCTGCACCTTTGCAAAGCCTCGACCAGTTTACAGATCACGATGATGCGTACAGCGAAGGTTCATGCAAGAAGACAAACAGAACCCAAATGTTCAAATCAGACATTTGTTTTGACTTTTatttgaattgaaatgaaaatcACCTTTATTTTTGATCAATtttaattttcttattttttgttaAAAATGACATAAGTCatgtaaaaatattattttaataatATAATATTTTGTATATATGAGTGAAGAATATCTGGGCCTATTGGATATTAAATTACACATTTTCTAATTTATTATTTGTCTTTATAGACCTGAattctgaacatttcatgttttTACATGTTTATTGCAGCTCAGGCTCTTCTTGGTGACTGGTTGGGGACTAAATTGCGATTGGAGCTGGAGATGGACGATGCAGACGACCCGAGAAACACCGCTGAAAATACCCAACCTGCTGCTTTTGCCCACAACTACAGCAATTTTGATGGTAAATAGCTTGTTACTCTGAATCTGAGGGGTTTTATTTTCAGTTGCTGTGTTGCACGTTTAACATTTGATGGAAAACACCCACAGATCTGTATGCCCGCCTGGCTGAAGAAGAAGAGCAGTCTGTCGTTAACAGCTTCCTACAAAACCTAACGGAGCAGGAGCTGCTAGACTCCAGGATGGTGAAGGAACTCTCTCTCAATGATGGAGAAATCAGGAAAAAGTTCATAAACCCAGTAGTTACCATGGAAGCAAGGCACCAACAGGTATGTCAGTGTAGACGCTGTGGTCCAGAGCGATGATGGTTCACTGTTAACTCAAACTGCTGCTGGTTACGGGTGGAGGTGCGGGAGAACAGACTACGACGGGACGCTGAAAGGAAGAAACGGCTGATGGAAAAGGAGGCCAGGAAGGAGGCAAAGAGGAGGGAGTGGGAGGAGGAGATGAAAAAGAAGCAAGAGGAATGTAGGGAGGAGAAGATGGTGCAGAAGGAGATGATGAAACTACGGCGTcagatggaggagaggagagggcttGAACGTCGAGTTCGACAGAAGTGAGTTTTAGAACCGTGTTTGTCTCTGAAAGGCTTTTCAACCTTTTATCTGTATAATTTTTGTTTTTGCACAGAGAAAGAGAACAGGAAGTGCAAAAGGAAGTCAGGAGTGCTCAACCAATCCCAATCCCTCCCACAAAACAAAAGCATCTAAAGGAATCCCATCAACAACTTGAGCAAAACATTCAAACTCTGATTCACATGAGCAAATTAAAGGTAGGAGACGTGTCGATGCTGCGTTCAGTGGGTTTTCGTGCACTTCCTGCTCAAATTAATGCCTCTGTACACATTTTAGTGTTTGCACAGACACTTTTCTGGGTGGCACTCAGTAGTGTTGGACAAAAAGTTATGTATGGACAAGGTGGTGGCTCTTTGTAATTGGAGGAGGCGGCTGAAGGCCTGGCAAGCTTGGCGATCGCTGGTGTGGGCGGCGCATAGGCAGCGAGAGGTGGCGAGAACAGAGGAGGCGCTGCGAAAAGAAAACAGGTATGAAAGTTGTAAACAAAAAAAGATTCATGAGAGCCTCCTGAGCAGTTAACGTGGTCACTTCTGCTCCCCTCTACAGACAAACGCAGCTCGCTGCAGAAAGTGACCGAAGGCGGTTGTTACGGCGATGTCTGGGTGAGTGGCAGCTATGGTGTCGGACGGAGAAGGCCCGACGGGAGCTTTTTGCTCGACAACAGGAGACCAAAGAAAAGATGGCTGCTGTGTCTGTAGGAAAACTCACGGTTGCAGAAAATTCTGCCGATCCACTGAAAACTGCCCCACTAGAGGAGGTGAGGGACACTCTACACATATCCACTAACAAACTATTCAAGTTTTCACTGAAAATAAACTTATAAATGATCCAATAAGTGCCTGAAGGGCCAGCGCTCTCTATGAAACCATGCTTAGGGCCCTTTACTGACGCATTTTGAGATGTAAATAAAACAACAATCCTCCTCCAACCCTTCTTCTCGCGTGGGACAACCTGAACCTATCAGGATGAAGGAAGACATCTCAGCTGAATTATTAACGACTCTGGAGAAAGGAGGTGGAGGAAGAAGAGGGCAAATGGCGAATTTTCTACACAGAAACGGCT contains:
- the ccdc191 gene encoding coiled-coil domain-containing protein 191 → MASSGQPFRLKGLLSDKVSVKKNNDTDQWRKRVLKASEFAVSEVFSHKKTHSGNSRLAAPLQSLDQFTDHDDAYSEAQALLGDWLGTKLRLELEMDDADDPRNTAENTQPAAFAHNYSNFDDLYARLAEEEEQSVVNSFLQNLTEQELLDSRMVKELSLNDGEIRKKFINPVVTMEARHQQVRENRLRRDAERKKRLMEKEARKEAKRREWEEEMKKKQEECREEKMVQKEMMKLRRQMEERRGLERRVRQKEREQEVQKEVRSAQPIPIPPTKQKHLKESHQQLEQNIQTLIHMSKLKCLHRHFSGWHSVVLDKKLCMDKVVALCNWRRRLKAWQAWRSLVWAAHRQREVARTEEALRKENRQTQLAAESDRRRLLRRCLGEWQLWCRTEKARRELFARQQETKEKMAAVSVGKLTVAENSADPLKTAPLEEMGHHMSDTYAPDPLAVHQDKPSSGTDFLPSQPWQVTRRHVAPTAAELLEARRIAESDVLASKTRTVSSAGRFENRHAVQQQIIMQQRKLLKEQQEQITRLKEKQSMMGLELEIEKTSQLTQLSVLRGSRPMSCSVDPKEQRAPTAPAEPDSQKEPSRKAVSRQTCPHPIITAMEARARRRAEQRKEIEELKRKKEETKLAEMKAAEEQRQREEEEEKRQAAERKREEKRLERQREEEKQRQRERHQELMRLAHQHYSTTLLSRRGLVPWKRLIQLKQASVELAENHHRLNVLKRCILGWQQHTRESVSEKEARADRFYQHFLLQRSLNCWKRMRDMRRIQEQQADHFYRKHTLRRVLLGLLDHVTQERLVELDSQNLAQEHNDRRILLKTLQAWRQLPSVLRSERRRDKRREKLSRKVAEVLPDFCSRPT